In one Verrucomicrobiia bacterium genomic region, the following are encoded:
- a CDS encoding lipid-binding SYLF domain-containing protein: protein MKTILLGLFLLSFAGSALALEPSQLDNRIKMLTAKFEAMQHKPDKRIPPELLRKAQAIVLLDRTKGGFIFGYQGGGGLAMAKDSATGKWSPAAFMNANEASLGFQIGGEQGFYAILLMTTNATKILMNGNMDFGGEARGTAGDMAGNVEAGTSPILIYADRKGLYGGAVVKGGMIAADDKADEVYYGTPVTMNEILFAHKVQPGEPASYLIQRLNAFSQPHEDSKSIWN, encoded by the coding sequence ATGAAGACGATATTGCTCGGATTATTTTTGCTGAGTTTCGCCGGGAGTGCGCTCGCGCTGGAGCCATCGCAGTTGGATAATCGCATCAAAATGCTGACGGCCAAATTCGAAGCCATGCAGCACAAGCCCGATAAACGCATCCCCCCCGAATTGCTGCGCAAAGCCCAGGCGATCGTTCTGTTGGACCGCACGAAGGGCGGATTTATTTTTGGTTACCAGGGCGGCGGCGGATTGGCAATGGCGAAAGATTCAGCCACGGGCAAATGGAGTCCCGCTGCGTTCATGAACGCGAACGAGGCCAGCCTGGGCTTTCAAATCGGCGGTGAGCAGGGATTTTATGCGATCCTCCTGATGACGACGAATGCCACAAAAATCCTGATGAACGGCAACATGGATTTTGGCGGTGAGGCTCGCGGCACAGCGGGCGATATGGCTGGCAATGTCGAGGCCGGCACTTCGCCGATTTTGATTTATGCCGACCGCAAGGGACTTTACGGCGGCGCGGTGGTAAAGGGCGGGATGATCGCCGCGGATGACAAGGCGGATGAAGTTTATTACGGCACGCCGGTCACGATGAACGAAATCCTGTTTGCCCATAAGGTGCAACCGGGCGAGCCCGCTTCCTATTTGATCCAGCGATTGAACGCATTTTCACAACCGCACGAGGATTCAAAATCCATTTGGAATTAG
- a CDS encoding peptidoglycan recognition family protein yields MTKFFWPASRHVFAFAFGLILLATGCATNSHRIGAIEPRTGDEIVAAGQFFHTGTPVVLWMDPGGYDAYRVERRFSPYEDSSWRASSEQVKDLSTPNRYGLRTNNLTPAELDRVRGGGWDLPLLQSKIDQFVIHFDDASVSRQCFKVLQDERDLSVHFMLDIDGTIYQTLDLKERAWHATTSNNRSVGVEIANTGAHHSPDAKQLKEWYHHEPGLTTITIPKELGDGGVRTPGFVGHPARPDLIEGKIQGSDWFQYDYTPQQYAALIKLTATLCTIFPKLECRYPTDAHGKLIPHKLPDEELKNYEGVLGHYHIQTNKEDPGPAFQWEYVIGNARRLMNHGFSSQANDVSLGEMRNRF; encoded by the coding sequence ATGACAAAATTCTTTTGGCCTGCGTCGCGGCACGTTTTCGCTTTTGCGTTCGGACTGATTCTCCTTGCCACCGGTTGCGCCACGAACTCCCATCGCATCGGCGCGATTGAGCCGCGCACGGGGGATGAAATCGTCGCTGCCGGCCAATTTTTTCATACCGGCACGCCGGTGGTGTTATGGATGGACCCCGGTGGTTACGATGCCTATCGCGTCGAGCGCCGTTTTTCGCCTTATGAGGATTCCAGTTGGCGCGCTTCGTCCGAGCAGGTCAAAGACCTTAGCACGCCCAATCGCTATGGCTTGCGCACGAATAATCTGACTCCGGCAGAACTTGATCGCGTGCGCGGCGGCGGGTGGGATTTACCTTTGCTGCAATCCAAGATTGATCAGTTCGTCATTCATTTCGACGATGCCAGCGTCAGCCGCCAATGTTTCAAGGTGCTTCAGGACGAGCGTGATCTCAGCGTCCACTTCATGCTGGACATTGACGGCACGATTTATCAAACGCTCGATTTGAAGGAACGCGCGTGGCATGCCACGACTTCCAACAATCGTTCCGTCGGCGTGGAGATCGCGAACACCGGCGCGCATCATTCGCCTGACGCGAAGCAACTCAAGGAGTGGTATCATCACGAGCCCGGGCTGACGACGATCACGATTCCCAAGGAACTCGGCGATGGTGGCGTGCGGACGCCGGGATTTGTCGGGCATCCCGCGCGGCCGGATTTGATCGAGGGCAAGATACAAGGCAGCGATTGGTTTCAGTATGATTACACACCGCAACAATACGCGGCGCTCATCAAGCTCACCGCGACACTCTGCACGATTTTTCCCAAGCTGGAGTGCCGCTATCCCACCGATGCCCACGGCAAATTAATTCCGCATAAATTACCCGACGAGGAATTGAAAAATTACGAAGGCGTGCTTGGACATTACCATATCCAAACGAACAAGGAAGATCCCGGCCCGGCGTTCCAATGGGAATATGTGATCGGGAATGCGCGCCGGTTAATGAATCACGGCTTCAGTTCCCAGGCGAATGACGTGTCGCTGGGCGAAATGCGCAATCGTTTTTAA
- a CDS encoding MFS transporter, with product MSIPTQARPTGSPAAAVSQGPLFAGVTFYHWLVFVIAALGWLFDCMGQRIFILAREPAMRELLGPGTADVVIKNWGAWATAIMMVGWATGGILFGMMSDRAGRVKTMVATLLAYTVFSGLTGFARTGEEFLIYRFLGGLGIGGMFGAATTLLAESVPSRVRPMALGVMQALSALGNISGSLLSGVIRPGQADFYHGYAGWRFIFFVGALPALLALFIPWLLHEPEPWKEAKRRAREHKDAPKVGSVKELFGHPYWRKHLLIGLALGLAGMAGLWGIGFFSPELISTALKNEPQKVVDTVKAYGTTFQDVGAFFGMLTFTLVATYLGRKKAFFGAFTLCLIITIYVFNNLRSGSDAYWMLPMMGFAQLSVFGGYSIYFPELFPTRLRGTGISFCYNTVRYLAAGFPLMLTTLNAHLLKAGVNEPFRKAATILSFIFVLGLVALIWAPETKGRPLPED from the coding sequence GTGTCTATTCCCACTCAAGCTCGGCCCACCGGTTCACCGGCGGCTGCGGTTTCCCAAGGCCCGCTTTTCGCTGGAGTAACTTTTTATCATTGGCTCGTGTTTGTCATCGCCGCGCTGGGTTGGCTGTTCGATTGCATGGGCCAGCGCATTTTTATTCTTGCGCGTGAACCGGCGATGCGTGAATTGCTCGGCCCGGGCACGGCGGATGTCGTCATCAAAAATTGGGGCGCGTGGGCGACGGCGATCATGATGGTCGGCTGGGCGACCGGTGGAATTCTGTTCGGCATGATGAGTGATCGCGCCGGGCGGGTGAAGACGATGGTGGCCACGCTGCTGGCCTACACGGTTTTTTCCGGGCTGACCGGGTTCGCGCGAACGGGCGAAGAATTTTTGATCTACCGTTTTCTCGGCGGCCTGGGCATCGGCGGAATGTTCGGCGCGGCGACGACGCTACTGGCGGAGAGTGTGCCGAGCCGCGTGCGGCCCATGGCGCTGGGCGTCATGCAGGCGCTTTCCGCGCTCGGCAATATTTCCGGCTCGCTGCTGAGCGGAGTGATTCGTCCGGGGCAGGCGGATTTTTATCATGGTTATGCCGGATGGAGATTCATTTTTTTCGTGGGCGCTTTGCCGGCGCTGCTGGCGTTATTTATTCCGTGGCTGTTGCACGAACCGGAACCGTGGAAGGAAGCGAAGCGTCGCGCGCGTGAGCATAAGGACGCGCCCAAAGTGGGTTCGGTGAAGGAACTTTTCGGCCATCCTTATTGGCGGAAACATTTGCTGATCGGACTGGCGCTTGGGTTGGCGGGCATGGCGGGTTTGTGGGGCATCGGATTTTTCTCGCCGGAATTAATTTCGACCGCGCTCAAGAATGAACCGCAAAAAGTCGTGGACACCGTGAAGGCTTACGGCACTACGTTTCAGGATGTGGGCGCGTTTTTTGGAATGCTCACGTTCACGCTGGTGGCGACTTATCTGGGACGCAAAAAAGCGTTCTTCGGCGCGTTCACGCTTTGTCTCATCATCACCATTTATGTTTTCAACAATCTTCGCAGCGGGTCGGATGCTTACTGGATGCTGCCGATGATGGGCTTTGCGCAGTTGTCGGTGTTTGGCGGTTACTCGATTTATTTCCCGGAATTATTTCCCACGCGGTTGCGCGGCACAGGCATCAGTTTTTGCTACAACACCGTGCGTTATCTCGCGGCGGGTTTTCCGCTGATGCTCACGACGCTCAACGCGCATCTGTTGAAGGCGGGTGTGAACGAGCCGTTCCGCAAAGCGGCGACGATACTTTCCTTTATTTTCGTGCTGGGGCTGGTGGCGCTGATTTGGGCGCCGGAGACGAAGGGCAGACCTTTGCCGGAAGATTGA
- a CDS encoding SEL1-like repeat protein, translated as MKTVSGIFLLCLAAFTLWAQTATPAKHGKHHKAGGTNSAAGASDADSPTADQTAQVQNYQKAFVPTDPWRVMNDKTNFARGGDWVQFEGHVAKVSTEGVVITGWFDEPLAYLLPNNTTGTAKTFVVVNYPRPVAVGQFLSRNDKLVALKAGDKNDMPMLDYGAVWVHQLTEEEKEQAASAKSKTEARVLAFQQEQADKGDAYGQYKMGMRYLNGDGVDKDPQKGRDLISKAAAQGNKDASDELTKLPTN; from the coding sequence ATGAAAACGGTATCCGGCATTTTCCTCCTTTGCCTCGCGGCTTTCACTCTCTGGGCACAGACGGCCACGCCCGCCAAGCATGGCAAACATCACAAGGCCGGGGGCACGAACTCTGCCGCGGGCGCTTCGGATGCCGATTCCCCGACCGCCGACCAAACCGCCCAGGTTCAAAATTATCAAAAAGCTTTCGTGCCGACCGACCCGTGGCGCGTGATGAATGACAAGACCAATTTCGCGCGCGGTGGCGATTGGGTGCAGTTCGAGGGACACGTCGCAAAGGTGTCCACGGAAGGGGTGGTTATTACCGGATGGTTCGATGAGCCGCTCGCCTATTTGCTCCCGAACAATACCACCGGCACGGCCAAAACATTTGTGGTGGTGAATTATCCGCGGCCAGTGGCCGTCGGCCAATTTCTTTCGCGCAACGACAAACTCGTCGCGCTCAAAGCGGGCGACAAAAATGATATGCCAATGCTCGATTACGGCGCAGTCTGGGTCCATCAACTGACCGAAGAAGAAAAAGAGCAAGCCGCCTCCGCCAAATCCAAAACGGAAGCCCGGGTTCTGGCTTTCCAACAGGAACAAGCCGACAAAGGCGATGCCTACGGGCAATATAAAATGGGCATGCGTTATTTGAATGGCGACGGCGTGGACAAAGACCCGCAAAAAGGCCGGGATCTCATCAGCAAAGCCGCCGCGCAAGGCAATAAAGACGCCAGCGACGAATTGACAAAATTACCGACGAACTGA